In the genome of Paramormyrops kingsleyae isolate MSU_618 chromosome 5, PKINGS_0.4, whole genome shotgun sequence, the window AGAGAGAAAGAAAACGGTAAAACACAGAAGTGCCAGTGATGACATACTTATCGAAATCAGTGAAGAGATTCACTCGAAAGGTGTGCTGCTTGTCCAGCTTGTAGCCATCTGCATTTTTCACCGCTTCAGCTGCCTGTGCAGGAGAAGTGTACTCCAGAAAAATGTACCTGCCAGAGAAACAAAACAAGCCTTCATCATTGTCATGAAGATCTGCAGAACATTCACAAACTGCTGCATCTACATGCTttacatcagtgtttctcaaaccagtcctccgGGACCTGCaaacggtccacatttttgctctcccAGTTCCCTGGGAGTTGGGAGAGAACAAATacatggaccatctgggggtccccaaagaccggtttgagaaacactgccctaagTTATGAAATAAGCCATACTAACCCCTTGGTCTTGCCCTCAGCTTCAGGGTAGAACTCATTCGTGATCTTCCCAAATTTTGAGAAAATCTTGTGGATGACAGTCTTTAGCTTTTCCAGACGTTCAGGTCCAACCTGGGGCACATTGTCCACCACGATCACCGAATCGATTCCATCGGCCTCCTGCGGTCTCTCCTTCAGGACATCACCCAGAAGCTCTAGGGTGGAGAAAGAGCAAGAAGTGTGGGGTCACAGGAGTGAAATGGTGCCACATTTAATAGGCACCATGTGCAATTACAATTACTGGGACGGGTACATCTTTAGAGAAAAAATAAGTGTCTGTAAGCTTCAATGACGTCGCTTTTCTATAGACAAACCAACAATCACACCCAATTTTGTCATCGAAGCTGGCATCACTTGTCCTGAATTGACAAAAATCATCACGgcgattttttttctccttaaaaTTATTTCCGATATTACATTCAATGATAATCATGCCTGTAGTGCCCATTTTAACTTAGCAACGTAGTTTATGACATTTTTCACTGCCGTGCATATCTGGCTTACTATCAGATGACTAGGCCAGACACAACCCTGTTGTAAGCGAGTAAAAATGCCGCATTTAGGAATATATTCCTGACCAAGTTTATGGTATATATAGTTGATGAATAAATTCTAATCAATGGCACggaagaaagaaaagcaggtaCAGACAGTATCCGGTGCAATTCTGCTACCAGCATTTATAGCACAAGGCCGCATGGCCGACCTTTCCAATACCTTCTTCATCGATATCATCCACAAAATCCTCCGGATCACTAAATGAAGGTTCTTCACCCTCGAACCCGGATTCGGCCGCCATGTCCTCCGTGTCCTGCATTTAACTAGCTGTCTAAATGTCCTGTACAATACATAAATATGATTAGTGTGTCTAGAATGAAGACTTCACTCGGCCAACCATGTGCGGAACACCCGGCGCCAAGGAGCAAGATGGGGGGACGGACCATACCTTAAAGAATTTGGAGGGGTGACATGTAAATGTGCATGAGTTTAAGCATAAATTGCCCACACGAACTCATGTtaaagagataaaaaaaaaagttttaaaagacTCTTTTATAAAATCAATGAACTGAATATAAACACACCATCACGGCATTTAGTATATATTATCTTATAGTAGGAAGATCCCCCTGTGGTTATTTTGGTATAATCCCAAAATGGACGCTCACTATAGTTTTTGACTCCGTATTGCAGAAAGGGAGTTTCTCGCAGTTCGTGGCATGTTCATGCAGGTATATATGAGATCGCGGAAATATGCAACAGAGAGAGTATGATATTTGCTACATGTTATTGCTGCATTGTCTATCAAAAATATCAAGTGTAATAAAAGTGAATGCTGAATTGATTGATGCGTGGCTGAAGTAGTTTTAGATAAATTAGGAATTAATAAATCTGGTATAAACCACTATCTGTATTTTTGTTACGCGGTAATTCATCCACTGTTTTGAATCCTTCACATAATTTCTGAAAAGTGATATGTGATTGTTCTGATcaagtttattttcatttctgtcCTGCATAGAGCGATGGACAGTGACTGCACTGAACTACTGCCGCAGGTTTGCGCGGTCCTGGCAGACCCTAATCAAGCGATTGCTGATGATACGTGCCTAGAGAAACTGCTGGATTGGCTGGCAGATCTAACCGGCCAGGGTGAGATGCTTCACTAAAAGCCGATATTCGTTCAAATATGAAGCAGCCATTTATATACGTTAAGTGCAAATAAATGGTGATCACGTGTTTTACACTTTTGCCCAAATCTGCATGCACAGTCCATGATGTTACCCCCCTTCATGTTTCTGTTCGCTGACGAATTAAGTGCCAAGCTCATGGTTACAAATCCCCCCTAAGTTGCAACTCGTTTAAGTGTTTAGTTTACTACTCTATTAGTACAGTTCATGGTGAAAGACGAGAGTTTCTTAAAAGAATTATAGTGATTGTTCCATAGAACCTGACAATTGTAGTAACACAATGCTTTTGAGTAACAGGACCTGAGAGATCTAACATAGAGGATTAAACATGCAATTAtttgatgcatatttaattgACATAACATTTTGCCACTATCGTTAATAGTGGTAATTGTGTAGTGTATGCCTGCAGTTCTTGTCTGATTTGGGCGTATCTGAATATTGCAGTTCCTGGAATATCGTTACTGGAGCTGAACCCATGCCTGTCTGCTTTCCTATCTGACATGTGCAGATCAGGCTCTGCAGAGCCAAGTGTCTTTGCCTTCAGCCTTAAGCTTGCCGGGCTGTTGGCGTCCAGTGAGCAAGGCTTCATCCACCTCAAGGTACTACCTAACCCAAACACTGCTTTTATTGGCTGGTTGATTTTTTTCACATAAAATTTTACtaattgtttttcttcttttttaatCCAAGCAACAGGGAATTTTGACATGTGCGTTTGAATATCAGGAATGGGCTGGATTGAGTCTCTGGCAGGATGCAACAGTCCGCAGTGGATGGATTCATGGACTTTGGAATATGCTGCAGCATTGGAAAGCTATGCACTTCCTGTTTGAGAACGGTAGATATGGGAAAATGGGTGCACAGTTATGGCAATAGGGCATTAAGATACTAGTTTTCATGCAAGCAAGATAAAtgtgagttttttttgtttttgtttattggcTGGGAACATGCAATGATTGTAAATGTTTACTACACACTTACTCCTGTGTACTGCAGTTGGTGTTTAATTTGTCTGCGCTAGAGCAGTGTGTACTGTGCAATTGGGGCAAAAGTCCCAGCATGTGACTGCACTCTGTTGTTGTAACAATTAAGTTTTTGGTCTCTGATCCCTAAAATAGTCTCTGTGTTTCCACAGGATTTATCAAAGTTATCCTGCATTTGCAGTTAGACAGAAGCCTTTTTGTGGCGTCGGCAGCAAACCGGCTGTTGGCTGGCATTTTGAGCTTCCCCGGGCTATCGGACAGATTGCCACTCATAGGAGAGGGTGCCACAATAGACCAGAGGGGCGAACGCAAGGTTTGCGAGGACTGTGATTCGCCAGTATATACAGATGGCATCATGGAGATAGTCCAGCACGTGGAGGCCTCGCTGACGTCTGGCAACCCTATGCATATTCAGCGGTCCTTGAACTTGATTGCTTCAAGTCTTGCCCAGTGTCCACCACACGTCAGGGACACATTTTGGCAGGGGACAGTGGGGACACTAGAGGCATTGAAGGGCAATGATGGAAACTCTTTGATACAGCCTTTTCTGGAAACGCTACATGCGGCTTCCAGGTGTGGTTTATCGTCATTAACCAGATGACTGTCGTCACATGTGGAAATTAATTGATAGGGTGGAATTCATGTGATTTAGTATTCCCAATTTTCTTTCAGGACACCTTTACTTAGCAGTGGAAATCCCAGTATTACAACATTAATGGAAGACATGCTATGCACTCTAAACCCAAAGGTGGCGATTCCATTTGCTAAAGGGGTAATTCATATGGAAAGCTGGTAACTACTGTAATCTACAGTCAGTTTAATTTGCatattatttctgtatttctCCTACATACTGCAGTAGTAAATATGCTATGTTGAACGCCTGTTGCCTCGTAGCCCACAAAGTTTGAAGAAGAAGGCCATGGTCGTCATTCTCCAACCCCTTGGGCGAGTCGGAATGCTGGCCGACCCGAAGCAAGAACCTTCaggtaatatttttaaaagccaAGAGAAACATTTCAGAAGAGCCTGACTGTTTTGAGGGTGCTTCCATATGGACCAGTTCACCGGTCTTCTCCAAAAAATAGGTCTCCTCAAAGATTGTGACTTTCCACACGTAGCCTGGGAGGAGGATCTTACCCAGACGTCCTCTTACGTCTCAGTCCTCTGCTTGTCATTGACCAGCGCCGCTGAGCTTCTCCTAGTATGTAGAcctagcagtttttttttctttcaatcaTTTATTGCATGATTTGATCTGAAAAAATGTGTAGACGTGTACAAGACATCAGTTTTTTTGCCACAATAATTTCCTGTACATACAATCTTCATAACAACAATTGATGCTAATTTAAAAATGAGCAGGGTAATAACGCCATGTCTTCCTCCCCCCAGGAGTCCTCATGTGAGGAGCTTTGCGTGTCCTCTGTCGTCCTCTCGGTGATTGCCGTGCTAAAAGTGTGTCAGGGAAGTTCATTTTCATCTTCCGCTGGCAGAGCTGTCAGGAAACTCATTGGCTGCACTCGAGTTCAGAAGTGTGCTCTGGACACCTTGTCAAGCCTTAAcaaatgctcaggtaggccagtGTTATTCCGCAAACAACCATAACATCGCAGAGTTAAAAATCTGAGTTTTGACTTGGTTGTTATGTCTCTTTGCCAGGAGTAAATCGGTATGTTGGTGAGCTCTTCAGTGTTCTTCTGTCATATTTAGAAAATCCTGATTCCGATCCAACTGTAAGTTATTTTGCTCTCTGTTAACAGAAAATGGTTTACAATATTTAATGCTGTTGTATTCTTTGTGTTATATAATTGAGTTTGCCATTATACTTTCAGGTATTCAAGAAGGCACTTCAGGCAGCTTTGAACTGGCTCTGTACATGTTCTCAGTCATCTGCAGCTGGCTTGTTTCTTAATC includes:
- the brat1 gene encoding BRCA1-associated ATM activator 1 isoform X3, whose amino-acid sequence is MQQREAMDSDCTELLPQVCAVLADPNQAIADDTCLEKLLDWLADLTGQVPGISLLELNPCLSAFLSDMCRSGSAEPSVFAFSLKLAGLLASSEQGFIHLKQQGILTCAFEYQEWAGLSLWQDATVRSGWIHGLWNMLQHWKAMHFLFENGFIKVILHLQLDRSLFVASAANRLLAGILSFPGLSDRLPLIGEGATIDQRGERKVCEDCDSPVYTDGIMEIVQHVEASLTSGNPMHIQRSLNLIASSLAQCPPHVRDTFWQGTVGTLEALKGNDGNSLIQPFLETLHAASRTPLLSSGNPSITTLMEDMLCTLNPKVAIPFAKGVIHMESCPQSLKKKAMVVILQPLGRVGMLADPKQEPSGLLKDCDFPHVAWEEDLTQTSSYVSVLCLSLTSAAELLLESSCEELCVSSVVLSVIAVLKVCQGSSFSSSAGRAVRKLIGCTRVQKCALDTLSSLNKCSGVNRYVGELFSVLLSYLENPDSDPTVFKKALQAALNWLCTCSQSSAAGLFLNQDLFPLLKKRFCDVRWEMRDSSLEFFTQLTLQFKDDASYRGSLSNSGLIDSLMALLTDPESYVRASAISALGQTAHIIGQEEDLSARFLDILAQDTEGFARRAVIKIFSIWLKHPNQDLCKSLEKHLSKVLRLGSNDLDWEVKIHTLELAQILIDQTLEDSGRSSCPYVSVIPAPHVKRAEMTAAFHNLHHHKLFDVLFSGLLDCDRPVARKACTILLYLKGVLTGNTDTSDNTVAFDLQGCRWGQEMVKRCFSAASDSAMHVNIVELLSTLDLEEMKQALDQRSDHLENSPRSLLQDILASSHTPEDNIVDCY
- the brat1 gene encoding BRCA1-associated ATM activator 1 isoform X1, which codes for MQQREAMDSDCTELLPQVCAVLADPNQAIADDTCLEKLLDWLADLTGQVPGISLLELNPCLSAFLSDMCRSGSAEPSVFAFSLKLAGLLASSEQGFIHLKQQGILTCAFEYQEWAGLSLWQDATVRSGWIHGLWNMLQHWKAMHFLFENGFIKVILHLQLDRSLFVASAANRLLAGILSFPGLSDRLPLIGEGATIDQRGERKVCEDCDSPVYTDGIMEIVQHVEASLTSGNPMHIQRSLNLIASSLAQCPPHVRDTFWQGTVGTLEALKGNDGNSLIQPFLETLHAASRTPLLSSGNPSITTLMEDMLCTLNPKVAIPFAKGVIHMESCPQSLKKKAMVVILQPLGRVGMLADPKQEPSGLLKDCDFPHVAWEEDLTQTSSYVSVLCLSLTSAAELLLESSCEELCVSSVVLSVIAVLKVCQGSSFSSSAGRAVRKLIGCTRVQKCALDTLSSLNKCSGVNRYVGELFSVLLSYLENPDSDPTVFKKALQAALNWLCTCSQSSAAGLFLNQGGKTFIDSCEDHLVLDCRSVVSESLTVTIFIHVPSCSDLFPLLKKRFCDVRWEMRDSSLEFFTQLTLQFKDDASYRGSLSNSGLIDSLMALLTDPESYVRASAISALGQTAHIIGQEEDLSARFLDILAQDTEGFARRAVIKIFSIWLKHPNQDLCKSLEKHLSKVLRLGSNDLDWEVKIHTLELAQILIDQTLEDSGRSSCPYVSVIPAPHVKRAEMTAAFHNLHHHKLFDVLFSGLLDCDRPVARKACTILLYLKGVLTGNTDTSDNTVAFDLQGCRWGQEMVKRCFSAASDSAMHVNIVELLSTLDLEEMKQALDQRSDHLENSPRSLLQDILASSHTPEDNIVDCY
- the brat1 gene encoding BRCA1-associated ATM activator 1 isoform X2 — its product is MDSDCTELLPQVCAVLADPNQAIADDTCLEKLLDWLADLTGQVPGISLLELNPCLSAFLSDMCRSGSAEPSVFAFSLKLAGLLASSEQGFIHLKQQGILTCAFEYQEWAGLSLWQDATVRSGWIHGLWNMLQHWKAMHFLFENGFIKVILHLQLDRSLFVASAANRLLAGILSFPGLSDRLPLIGEGATIDQRGERKVCEDCDSPVYTDGIMEIVQHVEASLTSGNPMHIQRSLNLIASSLAQCPPHVRDTFWQGTVGTLEALKGNDGNSLIQPFLETLHAASRTPLLSSGNPSITTLMEDMLCTLNPKVAIPFAKGVIHMESCPQSLKKKAMVVILQPLGRVGMLADPKQEPSGLLKDCDFPHVAWEEDLTQTSSYVSVLCLSLTSAAELLLESSCEELCVSSVVLSVIAVLKVCQGSSFSSSAGRAVRKLIGCTRVQKCALDTLSSLNKCSGVNRYVGELFSVLLSYLENPDSDPTVFKKALQAALNWLCTCSQSSAAGLFLNQGGKTFIDSCEDHLVLDCRSVVSESLTVTIFIHVPSCSDLFPLLKKRFCDVRWEMRDSSLEFFTQLTLQFKDDASYRGSLSNSGLIDSLMALLTDPESYVRASAISALGQTAHIIGQEEDLSARFLDILAQDTEGFARRAVIKIFSIWLKHPNQDLCKSLEKHLSKVLRLGSNDLDWEVKIHTLELAQILIDQTLEDSGRSSCPYVSVIPAPHVKRAEMTAAFHNLHHHKLFDVLFSGLLDCDRPVARKACTILLYLKGVLTGNTDTSDNTVAFDLQGCRWGQEMVKRCFSAASDSAMHVNIVELLSTLDLEEMKQALDQRSDHLENSPRSLLQDILASSHTPEDNIVDCY